In Geopsychrobacter electrodiphilus DSM 16401, a single window of DNA contains:
- the can gene encoding carbonate dehydratase translates to MKTLKHLLDSNFVWAESIKKNDPTFFTRLSKQHSPEYLWIGCSDSRVPANQITNLQPGEVFVHRNIANVVVHTDLNCLSVIQFAVEVLEVKHIIVCGHYGCGGIKAALENQEHGLIDNWLRHVKDVIRFNEAKFDGLTHNKQLDLLCELNVKEQVKNISNTTIVKNAWKQGKELSVHGWIYSLKNGILKDLDTCFSSADS, encoded by the coding sequence TTGAAAACTCTAAAACACTTACTTGATAGCAATTTTGTCTGGGCTGAATCAATCAAGAAAAATGACCCTACGTTTTTCACTCGGCTATCAAAACAACACTCCCCGGAGTATTTGTGGATTGGTTGCTCAGATAGCCGAGTTCCTGCCAACCAGATTACCAATCTGCAGCCTGGAGAGGTATTTGTTCATCGTAATATTGCCAATGTTGTCGTACATACAGATCTGAATTGCCTTTCTGTAATTCAGTTCGCGGTTGAGGTCCTTGAAGTAAAGCATATTATAGTTTGTGGTCACTATGGATGCGGGGGAATCAAGGCGGCACTGGAAAACCAAGAGCATGGTCTTATCGATAACTGGCTACGTCATGTCAAAGATGTCATTCGCTTCAATGAAGCAAAATTTGATGGGCTTACACATAATAAACAGCTAGATTTACTTTGTGAGTTAAATGTAAAAGAGCAAGTCAAAAACATATCCAACACCACTATTGTCAAGAATGCATGGAAACAAGGGAAAGAGCTCTCTGTCCACGGTTGGATTTACAGTCTTAAAAATGGAATTTTAAAAGATTTAGATACCTGCTTTTCATCAGCAGATTCATAA
- a CDS encoding SGNH/GDSL hydrolase family protein yields MEQILIYGDSLTWGIIPNTRNRLAFDKRWPGVLENSLKAQGRNLRVIENCLNGRRTTWSDPFKDGRDGSQGLAQLMEICSPLKLVILMLGTNDFQSSHQNTAWMSAQGTAKLVQVIRQAPIEPGMPLPEILIVAPPVILAPRGVIANKFTGAETRSIGLADELEKIAQQQSTLFFDAGRVTEASLIDGIHLDEDQHRTLGEAIAGFVAGKSII; encoded by the coding sequence ATGGAACAGATCCTGATCTATGGTGACAGCCTCACCTGGGGGATCATCCCCAACACCAGAAATCGGCTGGCCTTCGATAAACGCTGGCCGGGCGTATTGGAAAATTCCCTCAAGGCACAGGGGAGAAATCTCAGGGTCATAGAAAATTGTCTCAACGGACGCCGCACCACCTGGTCGGACCCGTTCAAGGACGGACGCGATGGCTCCCAGGGGCTGGCTCAGCTGATGGAAATCTGCTCGCCGCTCAAGCTGGTTATTTTGATGCTCGGGACCAACGATTTTCAGTCCAGCCACCAGAACACTGCCTGGATGTCGGCTCAGGGCACCGCCAAACTGGTGCAGGTTATCCGCCAGGCGCCGATCGAGCCGGGCATGCCGCTGCCGGAGATATTGATCGTGGCGCCACCGGTAATCCTGGCCCCGCGAGGCGTGATCGCCAATAAATTTACCGGCGCCGAAACGCGGAGTATCGGTCTGGCAGATGAGCTGGAAAAAATTGCCCAGCAGCAATCCACCCTGTTTTTCGATGCCGGAAGGGTCACTGAGGCCAGCCTCATCGACGGGATTCACCTGGATGAAGATCAACACCGCACCCTGGGTGAAGCCATCGCAGGTTTTGTTGCGGGAAAGAGCATCATATGA
- a CDS encoding PaaI family thioesterase, with the protein MVSKEEMNQFFRAEFPQTKCTVEALGEMSARVRHKVGFEELRPGGTVSGPVLMTTADVALYAAILGKIGLVALTVTTSLTINFLRKPAADRDIIGECQLLKVGRSLAIGEVALYSEGDSAPVAHAVGTYSIPPARS; encoded by the coding sequence ATGGTCTCAAAAGAAGAGATGAATCAGTTTTTCCGCGCGGAATTCCCGCAAACGAAATGCACCGTCGAAGCGCTGGGCGAGATGTCGGCGAGGGTCAGACATAAGGTCGGGTTCGAGGAACTGCGCCCCGGCGGGACCGTCTCCGGCCCGGTGCTGATGACGACGGCCGATGTCGCGCTCTACGCCGCGATTCTGGGCAAGATCGGGCTGGTAGCGCTGACGGTCACCACCAGCCTGACGATCAACTTTCTCAGAAAGCCTGCGGCGGACAGGGACATCATCGGGGAATGTCAACTTTTGAAGGTCGGCAGATCTCTGGCAATTGGCGAGGTCGCCTTATACTCCGAAGGAGACTCAGCGCCGGTGGCACATGCAGTCGGCACCTACTCTATCCCACCCGCCAGATCCTAA
- a CDS encoding OmpA family protein encodes MKLNIFLRLFTMLALVTVFGLTPQAEAANRAGAITLSPMVGAHIFDKNEGFKNSGFIGLNLGYNFTKNWGAELVGTSSRVAKDAVGADDFTYFTGRIDLLYHFRPDERLVPYLAAGIGGALLKHNMPGDTYNQDLLADFGGGIKYFLTDRLALRFDARNVIRHEISFDPITHGNNYNNFMFSSGLTFQLGGKVAAPAPALAGPVDSDHDGVIDSLDRCPGTSPQEAVDADGCPLDSDSDGVTNAFDKCPDTPAGAKVDANGCVPVPEVVVIHDTDADGVVDSEDHCPATPAGVKVDKLGCTADSDHDGIFDDSDVCPGTAAGIKVDAQGCPADSDQDGVLDSFDNCPGTAAGKKVDAKGCEVIYAAMVKLNLEITFASNSSVITPEFKPQLQKAADFIKSHPDKNILIEGYTDNTGSAAMNKQLSQKRADTVRWVLSRDYGVDLAILTAKGFGKDNPIADNSTPEGRKANRRVVIRLAE; translated from the coding sequence GTGAAGCTGAATATTTTTTTACGCCTGTTTACAATGCTGGCCCTGGTTACGGTGTTCGGATTAACCCCGCAGGCCGAAGCCGCCAATCGTGCCGGAGCGATTACCCTGTCGCCAATGGTGGGAGCCCACATCTTTGACAAGAACGAAGGCTTCAAGAATAGCGGATTTATCGGACTCAACCTCGGGTACAACTTCACCAAAAATTGGGGAGCCGAGCTGGTGGGGACCTCGTCGAGGGTAGCTAAGGACGCCGTCGGAGCGGATGATTTCACCTATTTCACCGGCCGAATTGACCTGCTCTACCATTTCCGCCCGGATGAGCGGCTGGTCCCCTATCTTGCAGCGGGCATCGGTGGAGCCCTTTTAAAACATAATATGCCGGGGGATACCTACAACCAGGATCTTCTGGCCGACTTCGGCGGCGGCATCAAGTATTTTTTAACTGACAGGCTGGCCCTGCGTTTTGATGCACGAAATGTGATTCGCCATGAGATTTCATTCGACCCGATAACCCACGGTAACAATTACAACAACTTCATGTTTTCAAGTGGACTCACCTTCCAGCTGGGAGGCAAGGTCGCGGCCCCAGCCCCGGCCCTTGCCGGACCCGTGGACAGTGATCATGACGGCGTGATCGATTCCCTGGACCGTTGTCCCGGAACCTCCCCCCAGGAAGCTGTCGATGCTGATGGCTGCCCCCTCGACAGTGATTCCGACGGGGTCACCAATGCCTTTGATAAGTGCCCGGACACCCCGGCAGGAGCCAAAGTTGATGCCAACGGCTGCGTACCGGTCCCCGAAGTCGTTGTTATTCATGATACCGATGCAGATGGGGTTGTTGACTCAGAGGACCACTGCCCTGCCACCCCCGCGGGCGTCAAGGTCGATAAACTGGGGTGCACGGCCGACAGTGATCATGATGGAATCTTCGACGACAGCGATGTCTGTCCAGGGACCGCGGCGGGAATCAAGGTTGATGCACAGGGTTGCCCGGCCGACAGCGATCAGGATGGCGTATTGGACAGCTTCGACAACTGCCCTGGTACCGCAGCCGGCAAGAAAGTCGATGCCAAGGGTTGTGAGGTCATCTATGCGGCAATGGTAAAATTAAATCTCGAAATCACCTTTGCCAGCAATAGCTCGGTAATCACTCCCGAGTTCAAACCTCAGCTGCAGAAGGCGGCCGACTTCATCAAGTCCCATCCGGACAAAAATATCCTGATTGAAGGCTATACCGACAACACCGGTTCGGCAGCCATGAATAAACAGCTTTCCCAAAAACGTGCCGACACCGTCCGCTGGGTTTTGTCTCGCGATTATGGCGTCGACCTGGCCATCCTGACGGCCAAAGGATTTGGCAAGGATAATCCGATCGCCGATAACAGCACCCCTGAGGGCCGCAAGGCCAATCGACGGGTTGTGATCAGGCTGGCCGAATAA